The window CGTGGCGAGGTGTGCGCCCAAGACTCTTGTCATCGTCGACCTCCCGTTCATGAGCTATCAGGTCAGCTCACGACAAGCAGTGCGCAACGCAGGAAGAATTTTGAAAGAAACCGGTGCACAGGCAGTGAAACTTGAAGGCGGCATCAATCAGTCGAAGACCATTTCCCGACTCGCTGATTGTGATCTGTCAGTGATGGCTCATGTCGGCATGCGTCCTCAATCGGTTCACAAGCTCGGGAAAATGTCTGCGATCCAGAGAGACGCCAAAGCATTGCTGGCAGATGCCAAAGCTGCTGAAGACTCGGGAGCTTTCTCTGTCGTTCTGGAACTTGTGCCTGCCGAAATCGCCCAGGAAATTACAGACACCCTTTCGATTCCAACGATCGGAATTGGAGCGGGAGTCGGCTGCGATGGTCAAGTGCTAGTCACGCCTGACATGTTCGGTCTCTCCGGCTTTCAGCCGAAGTTCGTCAAGAAGTACGTCGACCTGAAGAAG of the Thalassoglobus sp. JC818 genome contains:
- the panB gene encoding 3-methyl-2-oxobutanoate hydroxymethyltransferase, with the protein product MTVPEFMRAKSQGRKLSVLTAYDSLWATILEESGIDAILVGDTLGMVVQGKRTTLPVTLEQIIYHGEIVARCAPKTLVIVDLPFMSYQVSSRQAVRNAGRILKETGAQAVKLEGGINQSKTISRLADCDLSVMAHVGMRPQSVHKLGKMSAIQRDAKALLADAKAAEDSGAFSVVLELVPAEIAQEITDTLSIPTIGIGAGVGCDGQVLVTPDMFGLSGFQPKFVKKYVDLKKLAVEATKQYMTEVQEGQFPDEAHSHK